The proteins below come from a single Agrococcus beijingensis genomic window:
- a CDS encoding HNH endonuclease signature motif containing protein yields the protein MTVDTYQPNRAQRRLLRARDGHCRWPGCANPVSRADVDHTRDFAKGGMTTLSNLAHLCRRHHTMKHATRWTVRQLPDGVLEWTSPLGTIHRDEPEPQGPRFADTPSSDPWESIWAIPIGIVAPPSPDEPPWVYGTTWAAWAPDPATTRPNSAGSASA from the coding sequence GTGACGGTCGACACCTACCAGCCCAACCGTGCGCAGCGCCGGCTGCTGCGCGCCCGCGACGGCCACTGCCGCTGGCCCGGCTGCGCCAACCCCGTCTCCCGCGCCGACGTCGACCACACGCGCGACTTCGCGAAGGGCGGGATGACCACGCTGTCGAACCTCGCGCACCTCTGTAGACGGCACCACACCATGAAGCACGCCACCCGCTGGACCGTGCGGCAGCTGCCCGACGGGGTGCTCGAATGGACCAGCCCCCTCGGCACCATCCACCGCGACGAACCCGAACCCCAAGGGCCACGCTTCGCCGACACACCCTCCTCGGACCCGTGGGAGAGCATCTGGGCGATCCCCATCGGCATCGTCGCCCCACCCAGCCCCGACGAACCACCCTGGGTCTACGGCACCACCTGGGCGGCCTGGGCACCCGACCCGGCGACCACCCGCCCGAACTCGGCAGGCTCGGCATCTGCATGA
- a CDS encoding energy-coupling factor transporter transmembrane component T family protein, translating to MIDRLNPVTPIAAAVLYSIPMLLTIDVVTAAVALGAWLLVFAAVGIGPRTVLRRSWPLLIAAPLSAVSMLLYAEPGGRIHARLWLAVISDHSIELALAIGLRVLALGVPTLVGLVGLDPTRLADGLAQVARLPHRFVLAALAGTRLFGVLGEDWRQVALARRARGLGDTGAVRRALQAAFALLVVALRRGGTLATAMEARGFGGSVRTWARPSTVGWHDAALLILAIAVAAAAIAVSVATGSFAPIWEGAR from the coding sequence GTGATCGACCGACTGAATCCCGTCACGCCGATCGCGGCCGCGGTGCTGTACTCCATCCCGATGCTGCTGACGATCGACGTCGTCACCGCGGCGGTCGCGCTCGGCGCCTGGCTGCTCGTCTTCGCTGCGGTCGGCATCGGGCCGCGCACGGTCCTGCGCCGATCGTGGCCGCTGCTGATCGCGGCACCGCTGTCGGCGGTGAGCATGCTGCTCTACGCCGAGCCGGGCGGACGCATCCACGCGCGGCTCTGGCTCGCGGTGATCAGCGACCACTCGATCGAGCTGGCGCTCGCCATCGGGCTGCGCGTGCTCGCGCTCGGTGTGCCGACCCTCGTCGGGCTCGTCGGGCTCGACCCGACCCGGCTCGCCGACGGACTGGCGCAGGTGGCGCGGCTGCCGCACCGCTTCGTGCTCGCGGCGCTCGCCGGCACCCGGCTGTTCGGCGTGCTGGGAGAGGACTGGCGGCAGGTCGCGCTCGCGCGCCGAGCACGCGGGCTCGGTGACACCGGCGCGGTGCGGCGGGCGCTGCAAGCGGCGTTCGCGCTGCTCGTCGTGGCGCTGCGCCGCGGCGGCACCCTCGCGACGGCGATGGAGGCGCGAGGCTTCGGCGGCTCGGTGCGCACCTGGGCGAGGCCGTCGACGGTCGGCTGGCACGACGCGGCGCTGCTGATCCTCGCGATCGCCGTCGCGGCTGCCGCCATCGCGGTGTCGGTCGCGACAGGATCGTTCGCACCGATCTGGGAGGGGGCACGGTGA
- a CDS encoding ABC transporter ATP-binding protein, translated as MTGSRIRARGWGWRHASRQAPAVAGLDLDIEPGERVLLLGPSGAGKSTLLAALAGVLGGEDEGDESGELTVDGAHPTRLRGTAGLVLQDPQANTIMSRVGDDVAFGCENLAVPRDEIWLRVRAALDAVGLDVGLDRSTAALSGGQRQRLALAGVIAMRPGLILLDEPTANLDPVGVVEVRDAVARVAADTGATLVVVEHRVDTWLPVVDRVVVLEAGGGAAADGSPHEVLDRHREQLAHDGVWVPGLPVDVARGRRSVEQGAPRDALLTTDALRSGRGRVAVHEAVELSIRAGEALVVTGPNGAGKSTLALTLGGLLPPVSGRVVATEALRSDVAAPEPIRWRPKQLSRRIGTVFQQPEHQFVAARVRDEIAAGLLALALPQPEVDARVGALLAALRLEALADANPFTLSGGEQRRLSVATVLAPAPRVMVLDEPTFGQDRRTWQEMVRLIASLVDDQGCAVVAVTHDADVERVLGDRVLRLGGAS; from the coding sequence GTGACCGGCTCCCGCATCCGGGCCCGCGGCTGGGGCTGGCGGCACGCGAGCCGCCAGGCGCCCGCTGTCGCCGGGCTCGACCTCGACATCGAGCCCGGCGAGCGCGTGCTGCTGCTCGGGCCCTCCGGCGCGGGCAAGTCGACCCTGCTCGCCGCGCTCGCCGGCGTGCTCGGCGGCGAGGACGAGGGCGACGAGTCGGGAGAGCTGACCGTCGACGGCGCGCACCCGACGCGGCTGCGCGGCACCGCCGGGCTGGTGCTGCAGGATCCGCAGGCGAACACGATCATGTCGCGCGTCGGCGACGACGTGGCCTTCGGCTGCGAGAACCTGGCGGTGCCGCGCGACGAGATCTGGCTGCGGGTGCGGGCGGCGCTCGACGCGGTCGGCCTCGACGTCGGCCTCGACCGATCGACCGCGGCGCTCTCGGGCGGGCAGCGGCAGCGGCTGGCGCTCGCCGGCGTCATCGCGATGCGGCCGGGGCTCATCCTGCTCGACGAGCCGACCGCCAACCTCGACCCCGTCGGGGTCGTCGAGGTGCGGGATGCGGTGGCGCGCGTCGCCGCCGACACCGGCGCGACGCTCGTGGTCGTCGAGCACCGCGTCGACACCTGGCTGCCAGTGGTCGACCGCGTCGTGGTGCTCGAGGCAGGCGGGGGAGCAGCGGCCGACGGCTCGCCGCACGAGGTGCTCGACCGCCACCGAGAGCAGCTCGCGCACGACGGCGTCTGGGTGCCGGGCCTGCCGGTCGATGTCGCGCGCGGGCGCCGCTCGGTCGAGCAGGGTGCGCCGCGCGATGCGCTCCTGACGACGGATGCGCTGCGCTCAGGACGCGGTCGGGTCGCGGTGCACGAGGCGGTCGAGCTGTCGATCCGGGCGGGGGAGGCGCTGGTCGTGACCGGCCCGAACGGCGCCGGCAAGTCGACGCTGGCGCTCACGCTGGGCGGTCTGCTGCCGCCGGTCTCGGGCCGGGTGGTGGCGACCGAAGCACTGCGCAGCGACGTGGCGGCGCCGGAGCCGATCCGATGGCGGCCGAAGCAGCTGTCGCGGCGCATCGGCACCGTCTTCCAGCAGCCCGAGCACCAGTTCGTCGCCGCGCGGGTGCGCGACGAGATCGCAGCGGGCCTGCTGGCGCTGGCGCTGCCGCAGCCTGAGGTCGACGCGCGCGTCGGCGCCCTGCTCGCGGCGCTGCGGCTCGAGGCGCTCGCCGACGCCAACCCGTTCACGCTCTCGGGCGGCGAGCAGCGCCGGCTCTCCGTGGCGACGGTGCTCGCGCCGGCGCCGCGCGTGATGGTGCTCGACGAACCGACCTTCGGGCAGGATCGCCGCACCTGGCAGGAGATGGTGCGGCTCATCGCCTCGCTGGTCGACGACCAGGGATGCGCGGTGGTCGCGGTCACGCACGACGCGGATGTCGAGCGGGTGCTCGGCGACCGGGTGCTGCGGCTGGGCGGTGCATCGTGA
- a CDS encoding ECF transporter S component, which produces MHNASQPVGATVDGTAPTASALSDATAPARRLVRWRVVDIVVAAVLGVATGLLFVVWNGVGFVWFSAMDALTPGFGGLAVGIWLIGGVLGGLIIRKPGAALFVELLAASVSMLLGAQWSIETVYSGVAQGLGAELIFLLFAYRRFGVLVAMLAGAASGVFAWTLELFTSGNLAMSGEFLVIYLACLIVSGALLAGLLGWLLTRALAATGVLDRFASGRSRTR; this is translated from the coding sequence ATGCACAACGCATCCCAGCCCGTCGGCGCCACCGTCGACGGCACCGCACCCACCGCATCCGCCCTGTCGGATGCCACCGCACCCGCTCGTCGACTGGTTCGCTGGCGGGTCGTCGACATCGTCGTCGCCGCCGTGCTCGGCGTCGCGACCGGCCTGCTGTTCGTCGTCTGGAACGGCGTCGGCTTCGTCTGGTTCAGCGCGATGGACGCGCTGACGCCCGGCTTCGGCGGCCTCGCCGTCGGCATCTGGCTGATCGGCGGCGTGCTCGGCGGGCTCATCATCCGCAAGCCCGGCGCCGCGCTCTTCGTCGAGCTGCTCGCCGCCAGCGTCTCGATGCTGCTCGGTGCGCAGTGGTCGATCGAGACCGTCTACTCCGGCGTCGCGCAGGGACTCGGCGCCGAGTTGATCTTCCTGCTCTTCGCGTACCGCCGCTTCGGCGTGCTCGTCGCGATGCTCGCGGGCGCCGCCTCGGGCGTCTTCGCCTGGACCCTCGAGCTCTTCACCTCCGGCAACCTGGCCATGAGCGGCGAATTCCTCGTCATCTACCTCGCCTGCCTCATCGTCTCGGGCGCGCTGCTGGCCGGCCTGCTCGGCTGGCTGCTGACGCGTGCGCTCGCCGCGACGGGCGTGCTCGACCGCTTCGCGTCGGGGCGGTCGCGCACCCGGTGA
- a CDS encoding SGNH/GDSL hydrolase family protein: MQGIGSFVAIGDSFTEGVGDELPDGSVRGWADFVAAGLATAQGGPVRYANLAIRGRKLGGILHEQLEAAIALGPDAISINGGGNDILRPRVAIDHVGERLAEAAHRIAAAGIRPIMLSGGNPSAVMPIGAVMQRRGDALARAVRARVADLDAPYVDNWSDPELRAPRFWSRDRLHLNAAGHAHVARNVLRALGYDAPEGWRDLAGTSTAEGMRDIGYYREFVLPWLGRRFTGRSSGDGRDPKLPGFVEVPPIG, from the coding sequence GTGCAGGGCATCGGATCGTTCGTGGCCATCGGCGACAGCTTCACGGAGGGCGTCGGCGACGAGCTGCCCGACGGCTCCGTGCGGGGCTGGGCCGACTTCGTCGCCGCGGGCCTCGCGACCGCGCAGGGCGGGCCGGTGCGCTACGCGAACCTCGCGATCCGCGGCCGGAAGCTCGGCGGCATCCTGCACGAGCAGCTCGAGGCCGCCATCGCCCTCGGGCCCGACGCGATCAGCATCAACGGCGGCGGCAACGACATCCTGCGCCCGCGCGTCGCGATCGACCACGTCGGCGAGCGCCTGGCCGAGGCCGCGCACCGCATCGCTGCCGCCGGCATCCGCCCGATCATGCTCTCGGGCGGCAACCCGAGCGCCGTGATGCCGATCGGCGCGGTCATGCAGCGGCGCGGCGACGCGCTCGCCCGGGCGGTGCGGGCGCGCGTCGCCGACCTCGACGCGCCCTACGTCGACAACTGGAGCGACCCCGAGCTGCGCGCGCCGCGCTTCTGGTCGCGCGACCGGCTGCACCTGAACGCCGCCGGCCACGCGCACGTGGCGCGCAACGTGCTGCGCGCGCTCGGCTACGACGCGCCGGAGGGCTGGCGCGACCTCGCGGGCACCTCGACCGCCGAGGGCATGCGCGACATCGGCTACTACCGCGAGTTCGTGCTGCCGTGGCTCGGCCGCCGCTTCACCGGCCGCTCCTCCGGCGACGGCCGCGACCCGAAGCTGCCCGGCTTCGTCGAGGTGCCGCCGATCGGCTGA
- a CDS encoding DUF3097 domain-containing protein: MDWGSWGGDVLSAEARAARTPAPPRRVPAERELVVERHDGYVGAVVGVESGNVHLEDRRGKVRAFPLGRGFFVDGVEVELVPAAAKAAAGPTRTASGSRAVADLKARVALPSRILVEGVHDAELVEQVWGHDLRVEGVVVEPLHGADDLAAIVAEFRPTRERRLGILLDHLVRGSKETRIAEAVTSGPHGAHVRIVGHPFIDIWQAIKPARLGIAAWPEVPRGEDWKRGTLQRLGMPHGSQEDVGRAWQRMRSRVRDWNDLEPELLGRVEELIDFVTAPAA; the protein is encoded by the coding sequence ATGGACTGGGGCTCCTGGGGCGGAGACGTGCTCTCCGCGGAGGCGAGGGCGGCACGCACGCCCGCTCCGCCCAGGCGGGTGCCGGCCGAGCGCGAGCTGGTCGTCGAGCGGCACGACGGCTACGTCGGCGCTGTCGTCGGCGTCGAGTCGGGCAACGTGCACCTCGAGGATCGGCGCGGCAAGGTGCGGGCGTTCCCGCTCGGCCGTGGCTTCTTCGTCGACGGCGTCGAGGTCGAGCTGGTGCCGGCCGCGGCGAAGGCGGCCGCAGGTCCCACCCGCACCGCATCGGGCTCTCGCGCCGTCGCCGACCTGAAGGCGCGCGTGGCGCTGCCGAGCCGCATCCTCGTCGAGGGCGTGCACGACGCTGAGCTGGTCGAGCAGGTGTGGGGCCACGACCTGCGCGTCGAGGGCGTCGTGGTCGAGCCGCTGCACGGCGCCGACGACCTGGCCGCGATCGTGGCGGAGTTCCGGCCGACCCGCGAGCGGCGGCTCGGCATCCTGCTCGACCACCTCGTGCGCGGCTCGAAGGAGACCCGCATCGCCGAGGCCGTGACGAGCGGGCCGCACGGTGCGCACGTGCGCATCGTCGGGCATCCGTTCATCGACATCTGGCAGGCGATCAAGCCGGCGCGGCTGGGCATCGCGGCCTGGCCAGAGGTGCCGCGCGGCGAGGACTGGAAGCGCGGCACGCTCCAGCGGCTCGGCATGCCCCATGGCAGCCAGGAGGACGTCGGGAGGGCGTGGCAGCGCATGCGCTCCCGCGTGCGCGATTGGAACGACCTCGAGCCCGAGCTGCTGGGGCGCGTCGAGGAGCTGATCGACTTCGTGACGGCCCCCGCGGCCTGA
- a CDS encoding LLM class F420-dependent oxidoreductase, translated as MDYGYMLGYWKAGPPAGALEAVQEAERLGFDSVWTAEAYGSDAFTPLAWWGASTTTIGLATGIAQLSARTPASTAMTAMTLDHLSGGRVILGLGVSGPQVVEGWYGQPFPKPLARTREYVAILRSIMAREAPVTAAGPQLPLPLTGEGTTGLGKPLMSTLHPVRPHIPIHLAAEGPKNTALAAEIADGWLPFLFSPANDADARALLAEGFAKRDAALPPADAFEVSVPVPIVVDDDVEAAADRLRPMIALYVGGMGAKGANFHFDAVARLGFEAECLAIQELYLAGRKAEAIAAVPTRLVDEIALIGPIDRVRDGLARWEESVVTRILVQGDLEALRAVARLRE; from the coding sequence ATGGACTACGGCTACATGCTCGGCTACTGGAAGGCCGGCCCGCCGGCAGGCGCGCTCGAGGCGGTGCAGGAGGCCGAGCGGCTCGGCTTCGACTCGGTGTGGACGGCCGAGGCCTACGGGTCGGATGCGTTCACGCCGCTGGCATGGTGGGGAGCGTCGACGACGACCATCGGTCTCGCCACCGGCATCGCGCAGCTGTCGGCGCGCACGCCCGCCTCGACGGCGATGACCGCGATGACGCTCGACCACCTCTCGGGCGGCCGGGTGATCCTGGGGCTCGGCGTCAGCGGCCCGCAGGTGGTGGAGGGCTGGTACGGCCAGCCGTTCCCGAAGCCGCTGGCGCGCACCCGCGAGTACGTCGCGATCCTGCGCAGCATCATGGCGCGCGAGGCGCCGGTGACGGCCGCGGGGCCGCAGCTGCCGCTGCCGCTGACGGGCGAGGGCACGACCGGGCTCGGCAAGCCGCTGATGTCGACGCTCCACCCGGTGCGCCCGCACATCCCGATCCACCTCGCGGCCGAGGGCCCGAAGAACACCGCCCTGGCCGCTGAGATCGCCGACGGCTGGCTGCCGTTCCTGTTCTCGCCCGCGAACGACGCCGACGCGCGGGCGCTGCTCGCGGAGGGCTTCGCCAAGCGCGACGCGGCGCTGCCGCCGGCGGATGCCTTCGAGGTGTCGGTGCCGGTGCCGATCGTCGTCGACGACGACGTCGAGGCGGCCGCCGATCGGCTGCGGCCGATGATCGCGCTCTACGTCGGCGGCATGGGGGCGAAGGGCGCGAACTTCCACTTCGACGCGGTCGCGCGGCTCGGGTTCGAGGCGGAGTGCCTCGCGATCCAGGAGCTCTACCTCGCGGGCCGCAAGGCCGAGGCGATCGCCGCCGTGCCGACGCGGCTCGTCGACGAGATCGCGCTGATCGGGCCGATCGATCGGGTGCGCGACGGGCTCGCGCGCTGGGAGGAGTCGGTCGTCACGCGCATCCTCGTGCAGGGCGATCTCGAGGCGCTCCGGGCCGTCGCACGGCTGCGGGAGTGA
- a CDS encoding LLM class F420-dependent oxidoreductase encodes MDFRIFTEPQQGASYDELLAVALRTEQLGFDGFFRSDHYLRMGDGDPGYGPTDAWTTLAGLARDTERVRLGTLVSSVTYRLPGILAVQAANVDQMSGGRVELGLGTGWFEREHTAFGIPFPERRFDLLEEQLAIVTGLWATPAGARFTFEGDHYRLEDSPALPKPTQARLPVIVGGLGERRTPRLAAEFADEHNLPFPAFDRIRPLFAALDRAVEQAERSRPIVRSAALVTVVGDDPATFARRAAAIGREPAELREHGVAGTRAEVEDRIGALAEAGVERLYLQVLDTTDLDHLDEIASMVGVRAAAA; translated from the coding sequence ATGGACTTCCGCATCTTCACCGAGCCCCAGCAGGGCGCCTCCTACGACGAGCTGCTCGCGGTCGCGCTGCGCACCGAGCAGCTCGGCTTCGACGGCTTCTTCCGCTCCGACCACTACCTGCGCATGGGCGACGGCGACCCGGGTTACGGGCCGACGGATGCGTGGACGACGCTGGCAGGGCTCGCTCGCGACACCGAGCGGGTGCGGCTGGGCACGCTCGTCTCCTCCGTCACCTACCGGCTGCCGGGGATCCTCGCCGTGCAGGCGGCGAACGTCGACCAGATGTCGGGCGGCCGCGTCGAGCTGGGCCTCGGCACCGGCTGGTTCGAGCGGGAGCACACCGCGTTCGGCATCCCCTTCCCCGAGCGGCGCTTCGACCTGCTCGAGGAGCAGCTGGCGATCGTCACCGGGCTGTGGGCGACCCCCGCAGGGGCGCGCTTCACCTTCGAGGGCGACCACTACCGGCTCGAGGACTCCCCGGCCCTGCCGAAGCCGACGCAGGCGCGGCTGCCGGTGATCGTCGGAGGCCTGGGCGAGCGGCGCACTCCGCGACTGGCGGCCGAGTTCGCCGACGAGCACAACCTGCCGTTCCCCGCCTTCGACCGCATCCGTCCGCTGTTCGCCGCGCTCGATCGCGCCGTCGAGCAGGCCGAGCGCAGCCGGCCGATCGTGCGCTCGGCAGCGCTCGTGACGGTGGTCGGCGACGACCCGGCGACATTCGCCCGCCGCGCGGCGGCGATCGGCCGGGAGCCGGCGGAGCTGCGCGAGCACGGCGTCGCGGGCACCCGTGCAGAGGTCGAGGACCGGATCGGAGCGCTCGCCGAGGCGGGCGTCGAGCGGCTCTACCTGCAGGTGCTCGACACGACCGACCTCGACCACCTCGACGAGATCGCGTCCATGGTGGGTGTGCGCGCCGCGGCAGCCTGA
- a CDS encoding GlsB/YeaQ/YmgE family stress response membrane protein — protein sequence MGILGWIVLGLIAGAIAKLILPGRQGGGWIMTLILGVVGALLGGFIGSVLFNTGIEGFFDISTWLLAIGGAIIVLLIYGLLTKNRGRASA from the coding sequence ATGGGCATTCTCGGTTGGATCGTCCTCGGCCTCATCGCCGGTGCTATCGCAAAGCTGATCCTCCCCGGCCGTCAGGGCGGTGGCTGGATCATGACCCTCATCCTCGGTGTCGTCGGAGCGCTGCTCGGAGGCTTCATCGGCTCGGTGCTGTTCAACACCGGCATCGAGGGTTTCTTCGACATCTCGACGTGGCTGCTGGCCATCGGTGGTGCGATCATCGTGCTGCTGATCTACGGCCTGCTGACCAAGAACCGCGGTCGCGCCAGCGCTTGA